The nucleotide window CCGCAGCCAGTCGGCGGTCGGATGCTGGGTCGATACCACCAGGGCGCCCTGCGGGCGCAGGACCCTGTGCAGCTCGGCGAACGCAGCTACCCGGTTCTCCACGTAGTGGATGGCCAAGGCGCAGACTGCGAGGTCGAAGGACTGGTCGGCGTACGGCAGGGCAGCGCCCAGCTCGGCACGGTCGATGCGCGCCCGGGTCCCGGCCCTCGTCCTGGCCAGGTCGACCATCGCCGGGCTGGCGTCGAAGCCGACGACCTCCGCGCCGGCAGCCAGCAACGCGCTGACGTAGAGACCCGGCCCGCAGCCGGCGTCCAGGACCCGCTTGCCGGCCACGGGCGCGAGGGCTGAGAGGACCGCCGGACGGTCGTACTCGGCGTTGAAGGGGCCGTCCTCGGCATGCCGGAGGTAGCCGTCGCCCATCTCGTCGTACGCCGACCACAGCTCCTCGTCCACGGTACGGACGCTAGAGGCAGGTCCGACGGCGCAGTCAGCGACCCGCTCGGCAACACCGGCGGCGCAGCCCGGCGACCAGGTGCTGCGGGCCGGGCGCGGCAGTCAGGAGGTCGGGTTGGCCTTGTCCGCGTACATCGCCCGGTCCGCGGCCGCCAGCAGCTCCTCGGAGGTCTGGCCCGTGACCCACTCGGACACGCCGGCCGCGACGGAGATCTCGGGAGCGCTGGCGCGCAGCCGAGCGATGACCTGCTGGGCCGCCGCCGCGTCGGTGTCCGGCATGAGCAGGACGAACTCGTCGCCCCCCACCCGCGCGAGCTGGTCCTCCCGCCGCACGGCGGCGCGCCAGGCCCGCGCCGCCGTCTGCAGCAGCGCGTCCCCCGCCGCGTGGCCATGCTCGTCGTTGACGGCCTTGAGCCCGTTGACGTCGAGGACCGCGACCGCAAGGGGCCGCTCTGCCCGGCCCGCGTGAGCGACGCAGCGGTCGAGCTCGGTGCCGGCGGCGCGCCGGTTGGGCAACCCGGTGAGCGCGTCCTCCGCCGCAGCGGCGCCGAGCTTGGCGATGAGGTCCGCCCGGTCGATCGCAAGCGTGGCGTCGGCGGACAGCAGCGGCATCAGCTGGCGCACTCGCTGGGGTGGCTCGGGCAGTGCGGCCCGCCAGGCCACGACGAGCACGCCCACTACCG belongs to Motilibacter aurantiacus and includes:
- a CDS encoding class I SAM-dependent methyltransferase codes for the protein MDEELWSAYDEMGDGYLRHAEDGPFNAEYDRPAVLSALAPVAGKRVLDAGCGPGLYVSALLAAGAEVVGFDASPAMVDLARTRAGTRARIDRAELGAALPYADQSFDLAVCALAIHYVENRVAAFAELHRVLRPQGALVVSTQHPTADWLRKGGSYFDRVLESDTWALPDGRRQQVRYWRAPLTDLCKAATDSGFVIDLLLEPRPTDRMRVSAPEDYARLQSQPGFLVLRLRRAA